From a single Phocoena sinus isolate mPhoSin1 chromosome 1, mPhoSin1.pri, whole genome shotgun sequence genomic region:
- the AMY2A gene encoding pancreatic alpha-amylase — MNLFLLLSAIGFCWAQYVPNTESGRTSIVHLFEWRWVDIALECERYLAPKGFGGVQVSPPNENAVINNPSRPWWERYQPVSYKLCTRSGNENEFKDMVTRCNNVGVRIYVDTIINHMCGNGVAAGTSSTCGSYFNPGTEDFPAVPYSGWDFNDGKCKTRSGEIETYNDASQVRDCRLVGLLDLALEKDYVRSTIAEYLNRLIDIGVAGFRIDAAKHMWPGDMKAILDKLHNLNTRWFPEGSKPFIYQEVIDLGGEPIKSSEYFGNGRVTEFKYGAKLGTVLRKWNGEKMSYLRNWGEGWGFMPSDRALVFVDNHDNQRGHGAGGASILTFWDPRLYKMGVGFMLAHPYGFTRVMSSYRWPRHFENGKDVNDWIGPPNNNGVIKEVTINPDTTCGNDWVCEHRWRQIRNMVVFRNVVDGQPFTNWWDNGSNQVAFGRGNRGFIVFNNDDWALSSTLQTGLPAGTYCDVISGDKIGNNCTGIKIYVSGDGNANFSISNFAEDPFIAIHAESKL, encoded by the exons ATGAACCTCTTTCTATTGCTTTCAGCCATTGGATTCTGCTGGGCTCAGTATGTCCCAAATACTGAATCTGGACGGACATCTATTGTCCATCTGTTTGAGTGGCGCTGGGTTGATATTGCTCTTGAATGTGAGCGATACTTAGCTCCCAAAGGATTTGGAGGGGTTCAG GTTTCCCCACCCAATGAAAATGCGGTAATTAATAATCCTTCAAGACCTTGGTGGGAAAGGTACCAACCAGTTAGCTACAAGTTATGTACAAGATCAGGAAATGAGAATGAATTCAAAGACATGGTGACTAGATGTAACAACGTTGGT GTCCGTATTTATGTGGATACTATAATTAATCATATGTGTGGAAATGGTGTGGCCGCAGGAACGAGCAGTACTTGTGGGAGTTACTTCAACCCTGGAACTGAGGATTTTCCAGCAGTCCCGTACTCTGGTTGGGATTTTAATGATGGTAAATGTAAAACTAGAAGTGGAGAAATTGAGACCTATAATGATGCTTCTCAG GTCCGAGATTGTCGTCTGGTTGGTCTTCTTGATCTTGCACTGGAGAAAGATTATGTGCGCTCCACAATTGCCGAATATCTGAACCGTCTCATTGACATTGGTGTAGCAGGGTTCAGAATTGATGCCGCTAAGCACATGTGGCCTGGAGACATGAAGGCAATTTTGGATAAACTGCATAACCTAAACACAAGATGGTTCCCTGAAGGAAGTAAACCTTTCATTTACCAGGAG GTAATTGATCTGGGTGGTGAGCCAATTAAAAGCAGTGAGTACTTTGGAAATGGCCGTGTGACAGAATTTAAATATGGTGCAAAACTAGGCACAGTTCTGCGCAAGTGGAATGGAGAGAAGATGTCTTACTTAAG gaaCTGGGGAGAAGGCTGGGGTTTCATGCCTTCTGACAGAGCACTTGTCTTTGTTGATAACCATGACAATCAGCGAGGGCATGGAGCTGGGGGAGCATCTATTCTTACATTCTGGGACCCTAG ACTGTACAAAATGGGAGTTGGATTTATGCTCGCTCATCCCTACGGATTTACACGAGTAATGTCAAGCTACCGTTGGCCAAGACATTTTGAAAACGGAAAA GATGTTAATGATTGGATTGGGCCACCAAATAATAATGGAGTCATTAAAGAAGTTACTATTAATCCAGATACTACTTGTGGCAATGACTGGGTCTGTGAACATCGATGGCGTCAAATAAG GAACATGGTTGTGTTCCGCAATGTAGTTGATGGTCAACCTTTTACAAACTGGTGGGATAATGGTAGCAACCAAGTAGCTTttggaagaggaaacagaggattCATTGTCTTTAACAATGATGACTG ggCATTATCTTCAACTTTGCAAACTGGTCTTCCTGCTGGTACATATTGTGATGTCATTTCTGGAGATAAAATTGGTAACAATTGTACAGGAATTAAAATCTATGTTTCCGGTGATGGCAATGCTAACTTTTCTATTAGTAATTTTGCTGAAGATCCATTTATTGCGATTCATGCTGAATCTAAATTATAA